One stretch of Streptomyces agglomeratus DNA includes these proteins:
- a CDS encoding ABC transporter permease, which yields MSAVTSTGIESAEKNPAPRVTAASPPRNTPADVVPSPAPPPRAGVLTASVGRLRGRLRRLSYLLLKGATKSVAIAALLLLWETAPRLGLVDRTFLPPFSEVAAAWWGLAVDGQLAENARASLTRSFSGFALAVAGAVPLGLLIGWYRPVADLLGPLLEVFRNTAALALLPVFVLLLGIGETSKISIVVYACTWPILLNTISAVRNVDPTLLRLARSMDLSAPRLFQKVILPASVPVMFTGIRLAGAVSILVLVAAEMIGAKAGLGYLINASQYNFAIPQMYAGIITISAIGVVFNQFLVAVERRLSSWRVPAAG from the coding sequence ATGAGCGCCGTGACCAGCACCGGCATCGAGAGCGCGGAAAAGAACCCCGCGCCGCGCGTCACCGCAGCGTCACCCCCGCGGAACACGCCCGCTGACGTCGTGCCTTCGCCGGCACCCCCGCCGCGTGCCGGCGTGCTGACCGCATCGGTGGGCCGGTTGCGCGGGAGGCTGCGCCGGCTGTCGTACCTGCTGCTGAAGGGAGCGACCAAGTCCGTTGCCATAGCCGCCCTGCTGCTCCTGTGGGAGACCGCGCCGAGGCTGGGCCTGGTCGACCGGACGTTCCTGCCGCCGTTCAGCGAGGTCGCCGCCGCCTGGTGGGGACTGGCGGTCGACGGTCAGCTCGCCGAGAACGCCCGCGCCAGTCTTACGCGCTCGTTCAGCGGGTTCGCACTCGCGGTGGCCGGCGCCGTGCCGCTCGGTCTGCTGATCGGCTGGTACCGGCCCGTCGCCGATCTCCTCGGCCCGCTGCTCGAGGTCTTCCGCAACACCGCCGCGCTGGCGCTGCTCCCGGTGTTCGTGCTGCTGCTGGGCATCGGTGAGACGTCGAAGATCTCCATCGTGGTGTACGCGTGCACCTGGCCGATCCTGCTCAACACCATCAGCGCCGTACGCAATGTCGACCCGACTCTGCTGCGTCTGGCCAGGTCGATGGATCTGTCCGCGCCCCGGCTGTTCCAGAAGGTGATCCTGCCAGCGTCGGTGCCGGTGATGTTCACCGGCATCCGGCTGGCCGGAGCGGTCTCCATCCTGGTGCTCGTCGCGGCCGAGATGATCGGCGCCAAGGCGGGGCTGGGCTATCTCATCAACGCCTCCCAGTACAACTTCGCGATCCCGCAGATGTACGCGGGCATCATCACGATCTCCGCCATCGGGGTGGTCTTCAACCAGTTCCTGGTGGCCGTGGAACGACGACTCAGCTCCTGGCGCGTCCCGGCCGCCGGCTGA
- a CDS encoding TauD/TfdA dioxygenase family protein: MATTGNSFDIRRIGGRIGAEILGVDISGDLDPAIVGEINSALLEHKALVFRDQQLDDAAQLRFASLFGELTTAHPTVPSVDGQPSILPVDGDEGIRANHWHTDVTFVRTPPKASTLRGIVVPPYGGNTLIANSAAAYQDLPEPLRELADKLWAVHTNAYDYAAPRTEKAAEHRRQFVSRTYRTVHPVVRVHPETGERGLFIGGFAQSIVGLGPSDSRDLLRLFQSYVTRPENIVRVAWTPGDVVLFDNRVTQHYAPDDYGDLPRLLHRVTVAGDVPAGVDGTLSHVLEGDDASHYTPAAA; this comes from the coding sequence ATGGCCACCACCGGCAACAGCTTCGACATCCGGCGCATCGGCGGACGGATCGGCGCCGAGATCCTCGGCGTCGACATCTCCGGCGACCTCGATCCGGCGATCGTCGGCGAGATCAACTCCGCGCTCCTGGAGCACAAGGCACTCGTCTTCCGTGACCAGCAGCTGGACGACGCGGCCCAGCTCCGCTTCGCCTCCCTCTTCGGCGAGCTCACCACCGCGCACCCCACCGTGCCCTCCGTCGACGGGCAGCCCAGCATCCTGCCCGTCGACGGCGACGAGGGCATCCGCGCCAACCACTGGCACACCGACGTCACGTTCGTCCGTACGCCGCCCAAGGCATCCACGCTGCGCGGCATCGTCGTCCCGCCCTACGGCGGCAACACCCTCATCGCCAACTCGGCCGCGGCGTACCAGGACCTGCCGGAGCCGCTGCGTGAGCTGGCCGACAAGCTGTGGGCGGTCCACACGAACGCCTACGACTACGCCGCGCCCAGGACCGAGAAGGCCGCCGAGCACCGCAGGCAGTTCGTCTCACGCACGTACCGCACCGTGCACCCGGTCGTGCGCGTGCACCCCGAGACGGGTGAGCGGGGGCTCTTCATCGGCGGCTTCGCGCAGAGCATCGTCGGTCTCGGACCGTCCGACTCGCGCGATCTGCTGCGCCTGTTCCAGTCGTACGTGACGCGTCCCGAGAACATCGTGCGGGTGGCGTGGACGCCCGGTGACGTCGTCCTGTTCGACAACCGCGTCACCCAGCACTACGCCCCGGACGACTACGGCGACCTGCCGCGCCTGCTGCACCGGGTGACCGTCGCCGGCGACGTACCGGCCGGCGTCGACGGCACGCTGAGCCACGTCCTCGAGGGCGACGACGCCTCGCACTACACACCGGCCGCGGCCTGA
- a CDS encoding ABC transporter ATP-binding protein translates to MPERTTPKIVFDRVRKDFTVKGRGKRAGVGPPAAGLTALDGIDLEVAPGEFLVVVGPSGCGKSTLLDLLGGLTRPTRGRILLDGVPVTGPGLDRGIVFQQYALLPWRTARGNVEFGLEATGVPRRERAERAREYLDLVGLSGFEDRHPHELSGGMRQRVAIARSLAYDPEVLLMDEPFAALDAQTRESLQDELLRIWQRTKKTVVFITHGIEEAVYLGQRVAVMTSRPGRIKQVVPISLGSRTSADDLRFSPGFARYRHEIWSLLHDEVARAQQLERDEVAV, encoded by the coding sequence ATGCCGGAACGCACCACACCGAAGATCGTGTTCGATCGGGTCAGGAAGGACTTCACCGTCAAGGGCAGGGGGAAGAGGGCGGGGGTCGGACCGCCGGCTGCCGGGCTCACGGCCCTCGACGGCATCGACCTGGAGGTCGCGCCCGGGGAGTTCCTCGTCGTCGTCGGGCCCAGCGGCTGCGGCAAGTCGACGCTGCTGGATCTGCTCGGCGGGCTCACGCGGCCGACCCGCGGGCGCATCCTGCTGGACGGCGTACCCGTGACGGGACCCGGCCTGGACCGCGGCATCGTGTTCCAGCAGTACGCCCTGCTGCCCTGGCGCACGGCACGTGGCAACGTCGAGTTCGGATTGGAGGCGACCGGCGTACCGCGTCGTGAACGCGCGGAGCGGGCCCGGGAGTATCTCGACCTGGTGGGGCTCTCGGGGTTCGAGGACCGCCATCCGCACGAGCTGTCGGGCGGGATGCGTCAGCGGGTGGCGATCGCCCGCAGCCTCGCGTACGACCCCGAGGTGCTGTTGATGGACGAGCCGTTCGCGGCCCTGGACGCCCAGACCAGGGAGTCCTTGCAGGACGAGCTGCTGCGCATCTGGCAGCGCACGAAGAAGACGGTCGTCTTCATCACCCACGGGATCGAGGAAGCGGTCTATCTCGGCCAGCGGGTCGCGGTCATGACATCCCGCCCCGGCCGGATCAAGCAGGTGGTGCCGATCTCCCTCGGCTCCCGCACCTCGGCGGACGACCTGAGGTTCAGCCCCGGGTTCGCACGCTACCGGCACGAGATCTGGTCGCTGCTGCACGACGAGGTGGCCAGGGCCCAGCAACTGGAGAGGGACGAGGTCGCCGTATGA
- a CDS encoding SDR family NAD(P)-dependent oxidoreductase: protein MTDDRNTSHTARAWFITGASQGLGRALAVAALDRGDRVAATARRAEAVADLVDRYPGKAIALELDVREESAAHRTVEQACAAFGRIDVVANIAGYGLFGAVEEATDAQARAIFDTNVFGPLNVLRATLPVLRAQRSGHVLQGSSLYGQSAHPGVGLLAASKYALEGLSDALAAELAPLDIKLTLIEPGYMSTGFLSHLVFAEPAADYDATVRAVRSALGELAPEAFIEPARAAAAVFAAVDAKQPPLRLALGRAAEDGLRAALTARLRELDAWADVTRGVDAAPRS, encoded by the coding sequence ATGACCGATGACAGAAACACCTCGCACACTGCCCGCGCATGGTTCATCACTGGAGCTTCCCAGGGTCTCGGCCGCGCCCTCGCCGTCGCTGCCCTCGATCGCGGCGACCGCGTCGCGGCCACCGCCCGCCGGGCGGAGGCGGTCGCCGACCTCGTCGACCGCTACCCGGGCAAGGCGATCGCGCTCGAACTCGACGTACGTGAGGAAAGTGCGGCCCACCGCACCGTGGAGCAGGCATGCGCCGCGTTCGGCCGAATCGATGTGGTCGCGAACATCGCCGGCTACGGGCTGTTCGGCGCAGTGGAAGAGGCAACCGACGCACAGGCCAGGGCGATCTTCGACACGAATGTCTTCGGTCCGCTGAACGTGCTGCGCGCGACACTTCCCGTACTGCGGGCACAGCGCTCCGGGCACGTCCTCCAGGGCTCTTCGCTGTACGGGCAGTCGGCCCACCCGGGAGTCGGTCTGCTCGCCGCCAGCAAGTACGCCCTCGAAGGGCTGTCCGACGCCCTGGCCGCCGAGCTCGCCCCCCTGGACATCAAACTCACGCTGATAGAGCCGGGATACATGAGCACGGGATTCCTGTCCCACCTGGTCTTCGCCGAGCCGGCCGCCGACTACGACGCGACCGTACGGGCCGTGCGGAGCGCGCTCGGTGAGCTGGCCCCCGAAGCCTTCATCGAGCCCGCCCGTGCGGCGGCAGCCGTCTTCGCCGCCGTCGACGCCAAGCAGCCTCCCCTGCGTCTGGCCCTGGGGCGCGCCGCGGAGGACGGCCTGCGCGCCGCGCTCACGGCACGCCTTCGCGAACTGGACGCCTGGGCCGACGTCACGCGCGGCGTGGACGCCGCGCCCCGGAGCTGA
- a CDS encoding LLM class flavin-dependent oxidoreductase, producing MSATSPRRLHLNAFLMNAGHHDAAWRHPRTQPERVTDLRYFQELARTAERGRLDSIFFADGLALWGKVRHNALGGFEPLTLLSALASVTEHIGLIATVSTTFNEPFHTARKFASLDHISGGRAGWNIVTSGTVNEARNFGQDEHMEHGLRYERAREFVEVATRLWDSWEDDAIVLDREGGVYADTDKVREIGHRGEHFGVQGPLNVPRSPQGYPLLVQAGSSEDGKEFAAQYAEAVFTAQQTLADGQSFYKDLKSRLARYGRTEDDLRILPGICPVIGSTEHAARALEQELTDLQVPEYGLAQLSGMLGTDLTGLPLDGPLPELPAERDINGNKSRFTLVAELARRDGLTLRELIARLGGGRGHRVVAGTPEQIADQLEEWFTQGAADGFNIMAPHLPGGLEDFVDHVVPILQRRGLFRTEYTGRTLREHYGLPRPANRLAAQAAPVPQDH from the coding sequence ATGTCCGCGACCAGCCCTCGCCGGCTTCACCTCAACGCGTTCCTGATGAACGCCGGCCACCACGACGCCGCCTGGCGTCACCCCCGTACGCAGCCCGAACGCGTCACCGACCTGCGCTACTTCCAGGAACTCGCGCGGACCGCCGAGCGGGGCAGGCTCGACTCCATATTCTTCGCCGACGGCCTCGCCCTGTGGGGCAAGGTCCGCCACAACGCCCTCGGAGGGTTCGAACCGCTCACCCTGCTGTCCGCCCTGGCGTCGGTCACTGAGCACATCGGTCTGATCGCCACCGTCTCCACCACGTTCAACGAGCCCTTCCACACCGCCCGCAAGTTCGCGTCCCTGGACCACATCAGCGGCGGCAGGGCCGGCTGGAACATCGTCACCTCCGGCACGGTGAACGAGGCCCGGAACTTCGGGCAGGACGAGCACATGGAACACGGCCTGCGGTACGAGCGGGCACGGGAGTTCGTCGAGGTCGCCACCCGGCTCTGGGACAGCTGGGAGGACGACGCGATCGTGCTCGACCGTGAGGGCGGTGTGTACGCCGATACCGACAAGGTCCGCGAGATCGGCCACCGCGGCGAGCACTTCGGCGTGCAGGGGCCGCTGAACGTACCGCGCAGTCCTCAGGGTTATCCGCTGCTCGTGCAGGCCGGTTCGTCGGAGGACGGCAAGGAGTTCGCCGCCCAGTACGCCGAAGCCGTGTTCACCGCCCAGCAGACCCTGGCCGACGGTCAGTCCTTCTACAAGGACCTCAAGTCCCGCCTGGCGCGTTACGGCCGGACGGAGGACGATCTCAGGATCCTTCCCGGCATCTGCCCCGTCATCGGATCTACGGAGCACGCCGCGCGGGCGCTGGAGCAGGAGCTCACCGACCTCCAGGTGCCGGAGTACGGACTCGCCCAGCTGTCCGGCATGCTCGGTACCGATCTCACCGGCCTTCCGCTGGACGGACCGCTTCCGGAGCTCCCCGCGGAGCGGGACATCAACGGCAACAAGAGCCGTTTCACGCTCGTCGCCGAACTCGCCCGCCGTGACGGTCTGACGCTGCGCGAACTCATCGCACGCCTCGGTGGGGGACGCGGCCACCGTGTCGTCGCGGGCACTCCCGAGCAGATCGCCGACCAGCTGGAGGAGTGGTTCACCCAGGGGGCAGCCGACGGCTTCAACATCATGGCACCTCATCTCCCGGGTGGACTTGAGGACTTCGTCGACCACGTCGTGCCCATCCTCCAGCGGCGCGGCCTGTTCCGTACGGAGTACACCGGCCGCACCCTGCGCGAGCACTACGGCCTTCCCCGCCCCGCCAACCGGCTGGCCGCCCAGGCCGCCCCCGTACCGCAGGACCACTGA
- a CDS encoding LLM class flavin-dependent oxidoreductase: MVDIPFSALEVAVVQAGSPAVDTLRDTAAFAQGLERLGYHRIWYAEHHHSPAIGAFPPVVLTTHAAASTSVIRLGSGGVLAPNHAPLTLAEQFGTLAALHQDRIDLGIGRGPGTFDEATARALRRGAGPTTDAEYAADVAAILTCLVDEVALGPLPEPWLLASSTAGAALAAALGLPVAVAHHIRPDNTLAVLDHYRSAFTPSRWCARPRVMLCVEAVCAETEEEAAWLAGPMDVVKAGLLKGVSDAPFPTPADAAGHPFTATERQALAGFRAQQAVGTPKAVVHRLAQLAGETGADELMLTTPVYDLGDRMRSYELIKNCSEATTAP; this comes from the coding sequence ATGGTTGACATACCTTTTTCAGCGCTGGAAGTCGCGGTGGTCCAGGCGGGCTCCCCGGCCGTGGACACCCTGCGGGACACCGCCGCGTTCGCACAAGGACTCGAACGCCTGGGTTACCACCGGATCTGGTACGCCGAGCATCATCATTCGCCCGCGATCGGCGCCTTCCCACCCGTCGTTCTGACCACGCACGCTGCCGCTTCGACCTCGGTCATCCGTCTCGGTTCGGGCGGAGTGCTGGCCCCCAACCACGCGCCCCTCACCCTGGCGGAGCAGTTCGGCACGCTGGCCGCCTTGCACCAGGACCGCATCGACCTGGGTATCGGCCGCGGTCCCGGCACCTTTGACGAGGCCACGGCACGAGCACTTCGCCGCGGAGCCGGACCGACGACGGACGCGGAGTACGCGGCCGACGTAGCCGCGATCCTGACCTGTCTGGTCGACGAAGTCGCACTCGGCCCCCTGCCGGAACCGTGGCTGCTGGCCTCCAGCACCGCGGGTGCCGCTCTCGCCGCGGCACTCGGCCTGCCGGTCGCCGTCGCACACCACATCCGGCCGGACAACACCCTCGCGGTCCTCGACCATTACCGGTCGGCGTTCACCCCGTCCCGTTGGTGCGCGCGGCCCCGGGTGATGTTGTGCGTGGAGGCGGTCTGCGCCGAGACGGAAGAAGAAGCCGCGTGGCTGGCCGGACCGATGGACGTCGTCAAAGCCGGGCTCCTCAAAGGGGTGAGTGACGCGCCCTTCCCCACACCCGCCGATGCGGCCGGACACCCCTTCACGGCGACGGAGCGGCAGGCGCTGGCCGGCTTCCGCGCCCAGCAGGCCGTCGGGACTCCGAAGGCCGTCGTACACCGGCTCGCACAGCTGGCCGGTGAGACCGGGGCGGACGAGCTGATGCTGACCACACCCGTGTACGACCTGGGCGACCGTATGCGCTCCTACGAACTCATCAAGAACTGTTCCGAGGCCACGACAGCACCGTAG
- a CDS encoding CGNR zinc finger domain-containing protein, with translation MTKDASRTALSPSPAAERVLTFVNTRAIDGSREELLDGAALTEWLRREELAAPASLVTDADAAAARELRDALVCVLLAHAGEPDADQSRADAEEHLRRSAELYPLAPVITASGVHLAPTSGGVPGALAQLLAAAADVALRGDWMRLKACRNPPCHLGFYDRTRNSSAAYCSPNRCGAQVAMRSYRSRKAKQEAEKPGA, from the coding sequence ATGACGAAGGATGCGAGCCGGACAGCACTGAGCCCCTCACCGGCGGCGGAGCGCGTACTCACCTTCGTCAATACCCGCGCCATCGACGGCAGTCGGGAAGAACTGCTGGACGGAGCCGCTCTCACGGAGTGGCTGAGGCGGGAGGAGCTGGCAGCTCCCGCGTCGCTGGTCACCGATGCCGACGCGGCGGCCGCGCGTGAGCTGAGGGACGCCCTGGTGTGCGTCCTGCTGGCCCATGCGGGCGAGCCGGACGCGGACCAGAGCCGCGCCGACGCCGAGGAACATCTGCGCCGCAGTGCGGAGCTGTATCCCCTCGCACCGGTCATCACCGCGTCCGGCGTCCACCTCGCGCCGACTTCGGGCGGCGTACCCGGCGCACTCGCCCAGCTGCTCGCCGCAGCGGCCGACGTCGCCCTGCGCGGCGACTGGATGCGGCTCAAGGCATGCCGGAACCCACCGTGCCACCTCGGCTTCTACGACCGTACGCGCAACTCCTCCGCCGCCTATTGCAGCCCGAACCGATGCGGAGCCCAAGTCGCCATGCGCAGCTACCGGAGCCGCAAGGCGAAGCAGGAGGCCGAGAAGCCGGGCGCGTGA